One part of the Aliivibrio fischeri ATCC 7744 = JCM 18803 = DSM 507 genome encodes these proteins:
- the rpoC gene encoding DNA-directed RNA polymerase subunit beta' produces the protein MKDLLKFLKAQHKTEEFDAIKIGLASPDQIRSWSFGEVKKPETINYRTFKPERDGLFCARIFGPVKDYECLCGKYKRLKHRGVICEKCGVEVTQTKVRRDRMGHIELASPVAHIWFLKSLPSRIGLLMDIPLRDIERVLYFESYVVTEPGMTDLERSQLLSEEEYLDKLEEFGDEFTAKMGAEAIKDLLASMDMQAEIEDMREELETTNSETKRKKVTKRLKLVEAFVQSGNNPEWMILTVLPVLPPDLRPLVPLDGGRFATSDLNDLYRRVINRNNRLKRLLDLAAPDIIVRNEKRMLQESVDALLDNGRRGRAITGSNKRPLKSLADMIKGKQGRFRQNLLGKRVDYSGRSVITVGPYLRLHQCGLPKKMALELFKPFIYSKLEGRGLATTIKAAKKMVEREEAIVWDILDDVIREHPVLLNRAPTLHRLGIQAFEPVLIEGKAIQLHPLVCAAYNADFDGDQMAVHVPLTLEAQLEARTLMMSTNNILSPASGDPIIVPSQDVVLGLYYMTREKINAKGEGMYLEGFAEAEKAYRTGVAELHARVKVRITEVIRDENGIETRETKLVDTTVGRAMLWQIVPEGLPYSIINQKLGKKQISNLLNEAYRTLGLKDTVVFADQIMYTGFAYAALSGASVGIDDMVIPDAKYTKVADAEEEVKQIQEQYQSGLVTAGERYNKVIDIWAATNEQVAKEMMDNLSSETVLNRDGEEEQQESFNSVYMMADSGARGSAAQIRQLAGMRGLMAKPDGSIIETPITANFREGLNVNQYFISTHGARKGLADTALKTANSGYLTRRLVDVAQDVVVHLDDCGTYEGVTMTPLIEGGDVKEPLHERVLGRVVAEDVLKPGTDEILLPRNTLLDEKQCQIVEENSVDQIKVRSVVSCEADFGCCANCYGRDLARGHMVNQGESVGVIAAQSIGEPGTQLTMRTFHIGGAASTAAADNNIQVKTTGSIKLHNAKHVTNSEGNLVITSRASELTVIDEHGRTKESYKLSYGTILNKKDGDAVNQGDKIAAWDPHTMPIITEVQGQVQFVDMIDGVTITTQTDELTGLSSIVVLDAAERASAGKDMRPTVKLVDANGNDIMIPGTEMPAQYFLPGKAIVNLADGGNVGIGETLARIPQASSGTKDITGGLPRVADLFEARKPKEPAILAEHAGIVAFGKETKGKVRLLITRDDNGEVYEEMIHKHRQLNIFEGDKVERGDVISDGPETPHDILRLRGIHAVTEYITNEVQEVYRLQGVKINDKHIETIVRQMLRKCTITHSGDSTFLEGEQLEFANVTIANRQLEAEGKQPARFERDLLGITKASLATESFISAASFQETTRVLTEAAVSGKRDELRGLKENVIVGRLIPAGTGFAYHQERQKQKAVEQEGPSAEQATDNLAALLNAGFSSEE, from the coding sequence GTGAAAGACTTATTAAAGTTTCTGAAAGCACAACACAAGACTGAAGAATTTGATGCAATCAAAATCGGTCTTGCTTCACCTGACCAAATTCGTTCATGGTCTTTTGGTGAAGTTAAAAAGCCAGAAACAATCAACTATCGTACCTTTAAGCCAGAACGTGACGGTCTTTTCTGTGCACGTATCTTTGGCCCAGTTAAAGACTACGAATGCTTATGTGGTAAATACAAACGCCTTAAGCACCGTGGTGTTATCTGTGAAAAATGTGGCGTAGAAGTAACGCAAACTAAAGTTCGTCGTGACCGTATGGGCCACATCGAATTAGCGTCTCCAGTTGCGCACATCTGGTTCCTGAAGTCACTGCCGTCTCGTATTGGTTTGTTAATGGACATTCCACTACGTGATATCGAGCGTGTACTTTACTTTGAATCATATGTGGTTACTGAGCCAGGTATGACTGATCTAGAACGCAGCCAACTTCTTTCTGAAGAAGAATATCTTGATAAGCTAGAAGAGTTCGGTGACGAATTCACAGCTAAGATGGGTGCGGAAGCGATCAAAGATCTGCTAGCGTCTATGGACATGCAAGCAGAAATCGAAGACATGCGTGAAGAGTTAGAAACTACTAATTCTGAAACAAAACGTAAAAAAGTAACTAAGCGTCTGAAACTAGTAGAAGCTTTCGTTCAATCTGGTAACAACCCAGAGTGGATGATTCTAACTGTTCTACCAGTTCTTCCGCCAGATCTTCGTCCTCTAGTACCACTAGATGGCGGTCGTTTTGCTACGTCTGATCTAAATGACTTATACCGTCGTGTGATTAACCGTAACAACCGTTTGAAGCGTCTATTAGACTTAGCTGCACCAGATATTATCGTACGTAACGAAAAACGTATGCTTCAAGAGTCTGTTGATGCGCTGCTTGATAACGGTCGTCGTGGTCGTGCGATTACAGGTTCTAACAAGCGTCCTCTTAAATCTCTTGCTGATATGATCAAGGGTAAACAAGGTCGTTTCCGTCAGAACTTGCTTGGTAAACGTGTAGACTACTCTGGTCGTTCTGTAATTACAGTAGGTCCATACCTTCGTCTACACCAGTGTGGTCTTCCTAAGAAGATGGCACTTGAACTATTTAAACCATTTATCTACAGCAAATTAGAAGGCCGTGGTCTTGCTACGACAATCAAAGCTGCTAAGAAGATGGTAGAGCGTGAAGAAGCGATCGTTTGGGATATCCTAGATGACGTAATTCGTGAACACCCAGTACTGCTTAACCGTGCGCCGACACTTCACCGTCTAGGTATCCAAGCGTTTGAACCAGTACTAATCGAAGGTAAAGCAATTCAGCTTCACCCACTAGTGTGTGCGGCATATAACGCCGACTTCGATGGTGACCAGATGGCGGTACACGTACCACTAACTCTGGAAGCTCAATTAGAAGCACGTACCCTAATGATGTCGACAAACAACATTCTGTCGCCAGCATCAGGTGACCCAATCATCGTACCTTCTCAGGACGTTGTATTAGGTCTGTACTACATGACACGTGAAAAAATTAACGCTAAAGGCGAAGGCATGTACCTTGAAGGTTTTGCTGAAGCTGAAAAAGCATACCGTACAGGTGTTGCTGAGCTACACGCTCGCGTTAAAGTTCGTATCACTGAAGTTATTCGTGATGAGAACGGTATTGAGACTCGTGAAACTAAACTGGTTGATACGACTGTTGGTCGTGCAATGCTATGGCAAATCGTGCCAGAAGGTCTTCCTTACAGCATCATTAACCAGAAGTTAGGTAAGAAGCAAATCTCTAACCTACTAAACGAAGCGTACCGTACTCTTGGTCTTAAAGACACTGTAGTGTTTGCTGACCAAATCATGTACACCGGTTTCGCATACGCAGCATTGTCTGGTGCGTCTGTTGGTATCGATGACATGGTTATCCCTGATGCTAAGTACACGAAAGTTGCTGATGCAGAAGAAGAAGTTAAGCAAATTCAAGAGCAGTACCAATCTGGTCTTGTAACTGCGGGCGAACGTTACAACAAAGTTATCGATATCTGGGCAGCAACAAACGAACAAGTTGCTAAAGAGATGATGGATAACCTGTCTTCAGAAACAGTGCTTAACCGCGATGGTGAAGAAGAGCAACAAGAATCGTTTAACAGCGTTTACATGATGGCCGACTCCGGTGCTCGTGGTTCTGCAGCTCAGATTCGTCAGCTAGCGGGTATGCGTGGTCTGATGGCTAAACCAGATGGTTCAATCATCGAAACACCGATCACGGCGAACTTCCGTGAAGGTCTAAACGTAAACCAATACTTCATCTCAACGCACGGTGCGCGTAAAGGTCTTGCCGATACAGCACTTAAAACTGCGAACTCAGGTTACCTGACTCGTCGTTTAGTAGACGTTGCACAAGATGTAGTTGTTCATTTAGATGACTGTGGTACATACGAAGGTGTGACCATGACTCCTCTAATTGAAGGTGGTGACGTTAAAGAACCTCTACACGAACGTGTTCTAGGTCGTGTGGTTGCTGAAGATGTATTGAAACCAGGTACAGATGAAATTCTTCTTCCACGTAACACTCTTCTTGATGAGAAGCAGTGTCAAATCGTTGAAGAAAACTCAGTTGACCAAATTAAAGTACGTTCAGTAGTAAGTTGTGAAGCTGACTTTGGTTGTTGTGCAAACTGTTACGGTCGTGACCTTGCTCGTGGCCACATGGTTAACCAAGGTGAGTCAGTTGGTGTTATCGCTGCTCAATCAATCGGTGAACCTGGTACACAGCTAACGATGCGTACGTTCCACATCGGTGGTGCGGCATCTACAGCGGCAGCAGACAACAACATTCAAGTTAAGACGACTGGTTCGATCAAGCTTCATAATGCTAAGCACGTAACAAATAGCGAAGGTAACTTAGTTATTACGTCTCGTGCTTCTGAATTAACAGTTATTGATGAGCATGGCCGTACTAAAGAGAGTTACAAGCTATCTTACGGTACTATCTTGAATAAGAAAGATGGTGATGCAGTTAACCAAGGCGATAAGATCGCAGCTTGGGACCCGCATACAATGCCAATCATCACTGAAGTACAAGGTCAAGTTCAATTCGTTGACATGATTGATGGTGTTACGATCACAACTCAAACTGATGAGTTAACTGGTCTATCTTCAATCGTTGTTCTTGATGCGGCTGAGCGTGCTTCTGCTGGTAAAGACATGCGTCCAACAGTGAAACTTGTTGATGCGAACGGTAACGACATCATGATCCCTGGTACTGAAATGCCAGCTCAATACTTCCTACCAGGTAAGGCGATTGTTAACCTTGCTGATGGTGGTAACGTAGGTATTGGTGAAACGTTAGCGCGTATTCCTCAAGCTTCAAGCGGTACTAAAGATATCACCGGTGGTCTACCACGCGTTGCGGACTTATTTGAAGCTCGTAAACCTAAAGAGCCAGCAATTCTTGCTGAGCACGCAGGTATTGTTGCGTTTGGTAAAGAGACTAAAGGTAAGGTTCGCTTATTGATCACTCGTGACGATAACGGCGAAGTTTATGAAGAAATGATTCATAAACACCGTCAACTTAACATCTTTGAAGGTGATAAAGTTGAACGTGGTGACGTTATCTCTGATGGTCCAGAAACTCCACATGATATTCTACGTTTACGTGGTATCCATGCAGTGACTGAATACATCACTAACGAAGTTCAAGAAGTTTACCGCTTACAAGGCGTTAAGATTAACGATAAGCACATTGAAACTATCGTTCGTCAAATGCTACGTAAGTGTACGATTACACATTCTGGTGATTCTACTTTCCTTGAAGGTGAGCAACTAGAATTCGCTAACGTAACGATTGCAAACCGTCAGCTTGAAGCTGAAGGCAAGCAACCTGCACGTTTCGAGCGTGATCTACTAGGTATTACTAAAGCGTCTCTTGCTACTGAGTCGTTCATCTCTGCTGCATCGTTCCAAGAAACGACGCGTGTACTTACTGAAGCAGCTGTTTCTGGTAAGCGTGATGAACTACGTGGTCTGAAAGAAAACGTAATCGTTGGTCGTCTAATTCCAGCGGGTACAGGTTTCGCATACCACCAAGAACGTCAAAAGCAAAAAGCTGTGGAGCAAGAAGGTCCATCAGCTGAGCAAGCGACTGATAACTTAGCGGCACTATTAAATGCAGGTTTCTCTTCTGAAGAGTAA
- the rpoB gene encoding DNA-directed RNA polymerase subunit beta: MVYSYTEKKRIRKDFGKRPQVLDIPYLLSIQLDSFTKFIEQDPEGQYGLEAAFRSVFPIQSYNGNSKLEYVSYNLREPEFDVKECQIRGVTYSAPLRVKLRLVVYDKDAPANTVKDIKEQEVYMGEIPLMTDNGTFVINGTERVIVSQLHRSPGVFFDSDKGKTHSSGKVLYNARVIPYRGSWLDFEFDPKDNLFVRIDRRRKLPATIILRALNKTTEEILDLFFDKVVFEVKDQTLMMELLPERLRGETATFDIEANGKVYVEAGRRITARHIRQLTKDDITHIEVPVDYIVGKVASHDYVNEDTGEIIIAANQEFSLEDLANLSQAGYKKIEVLFTNDLDHGAYISDTLRADSTVDRLSALVEIYRMMRPGEPPTKEAAEALFESLFFSEERYDLSTVGRMKFNSSIGRDNDEGAGVLDETDIIEVMRKLIDIRNGIGEVDDIDHLGNRRIRSVGEMAENQFRVGLVRVERAVRERLSLGDLDAIMPQDLINAKPISAAVKEFFGSSQLSQFMDQNNPLSEVTHKRRISALGPGGLTRERAGFEVRDVHATHYGRLCPIETPEGPNIGLINSLSAFAQCNEYGFLETPYRRVVDGQVTDQVDYLSAIEEGTFVIAQANAVLTEEGTFADELIIARQKGESGLHPREHIQYMDVATNQVVSVAASLIPFLEHDDANRALMGANMQRQAVPTLKADKPLVGTGIERNVAVDSGVTAVAKRGGVVQSVDASRIVIKVNEEELVPGEAGIDIYNLTKYTRSNQNTCINQRPTVLPGEPVTRGDVLADGPSTDLGELALGQNMRIAFMPWNGYNFEDSILVSERVVQEDRFTTIHIQELSCVARDTKLGSEEITADIPNVGEAALSKLDESGIVYIGAEVKGGDILVGKVTPKGETQLTPEEKLLRAIFGEKASDVKDSSLRVPNSVSGTIIDVQVFTRDGVEKDKRALEIEQMQLKEAKKDITEEFQILEGGLLARVRTLLVAAGVSEVKLDAMDRKQWLEITLDDEAQQNQLEQLAEQYDELKAEFDKKFETKRRKITQGDDLAPGVLKIVKVYLAVKRRIQPGDKMAGRHGNKGVISKINPVEDMPYDEKGQPVDIVLNPLGVPSRMNIGQILEVHMGLAAKGVGDKINQMLKEQQELHKFRNFLQKVYDLGETRQEVDIAALSDDEVRTLIKNLRGGLPIATPIFDGAPEASIKELLKLVDLPESGQLKLFDGRTGDAFERPVTVGYMYMLKLNHLVDDKMHARSTGSYSLVTQQPLGGKAQFGGQRFGEMEVWALEAYGAAYTLQEMLTVKSDDVNGRTKMYKNIVDGDHRMEPGMPESFNVLLKEIRSLGINIELEDEE, translated from the coding sequence ATGGTTTACTCTTATACAGAGAAAAAGCGCATCCGTAAGGATTTTGGTAAGCGTCCACAAGTGTTGGACATACCATACTTGCTATCGATCCAGCTTGATTCTTTTACAAAATTTATCGAGCAAGATCCAGAAGGGCAATACGGTCTTGAGGCTGCCTTCCGTTCTGTTTTTCCAATTCAGAGCTACAACGGCAACTCTAAGCTAGAATACGTTAGCTACAATCTCCGTGAGCCAGAATTTGACGTTAAAGAATGTCAAATCCGTGGTGTTACATATTCTGCACCACTACGTGTTAAACTGCGTTTGGTTGTGTACGATAAAGATGCACCAGCAAACACGGTTAAAGACATTAAAGAACAAGAAGTCTACATGGGCGAAATTCCGCTTATGACAGACAATGGTACTTTTGTAATCAATGGTACTGAAAGGGTTATCGTATCCCAGCTGCACCGCAGCCCAGGTGTCTTCTTCGACAGCGATAAGGGTAAGACCCATTCATCTGGTAAAGTTCTTTATAACGCACGTGTAATTCCTTACCGTGGTTCATGGTTAGATTTCGAATTTGATCCTAAGGATAACTTATTCGTACGTATCGACCGTCGTCGTAAATTACCAGCAACGATCATCCTACGTGCACTGAATAAAACAACAGAAGAGATCCTAGATCTATTCTTCGATAAAGTTGTTTTTGAAGTGAAAGATCAAACGCTAATGATGGAATTACTTCCTGAGCGTTTACGTGGTGAAACTGCAACTTTTGATATCGAAGCTAACGGCAAAGTTTATGTAGAAGCTGGCCGTCGTATTACTGCGCGTCATATTCGCCAGTTAACGAAAGACGATATCACTCATATTGAAGTTCCAGTTGATTACATCGTAGGTAAAGTGGCTTCTCACGACTACGTGAATGAAGACACTGGCGAGATCATTATCGCAGCTAACCAAGAGTTTAGCTTAGAAGATCTGGCTAATTTATCTCAGGCTGGCTACAAGAAGATCGAAGTACTATTTACTAACGATCTTGATCATGGTGCATACATCTCTGACACATTACGTGCAGATTCAACTGTTGACCGTTTATCGGCTCTTGTTGAAATTTACCGTATGATGCGCCCTGGCGAGCCGCCAACAAAAGAAGCTGCTGAAGCATTATTCGAAAGCCTATTCTTCTCTGAAGAACGCTATGACTTATCGACTGTTGGTCGTATGAAGTTCAATAGCTCTATTGGCCGTGATAATGACGAAGGTGCTGGCGTTCTTGATGAGACAGACATCATTGAAGTGATGCGTAAACTGATCGATATCCGTAACGGTATTGGTGAAGTCGATGATATCGACCACCTAGGTAACCGTCGTATTCGTTCTGTTGGCGAAATGGCAGAAAACCAATTCCGTGTTGGTCTAGTTCGTGTAGAACGTGCTGTTCGTGAGCGTCTAAGTCTTGGTGACCTTGATGCAATTATGCCTCAAGACCTTATCAACGCTAAGCCGATTTCAGCTGCAGTTAAAGAATTCTTTGGCTCTTCACAGCTGTCTCAGTTTATGGACCAAAACAACCCATTGTCAGAAGTTACGCACAAACGTCGTATTTCTGCTTTAGGTCCTGGTGGTCTAACTCGTGAGCGTGCTGGCTTCGAAGTTCGTGACGTACACGCGACTCACTACGGTCGTCTATGTCCTATCGAAACGCCTGAAGGTCCAAACATCGGTCTGATTAACTCACTATCAGCATTTGCACAATGTAACGAGTACGGTTTCCTAGAAACTCCATACCGTCGTGTTGTTGATGGTCAAGTAACTGATCAAGTTGATTACCTATCTGCTATCGAAGAAGGTACTTTTGTTATTGCACAGGCTAACGCCGTGTTAACTGAAGAAGGTACTTTTGCTGATGAACTAATCATCGCTCGTCAGAAAGGTGAATCTGGTCTACACCCTCGTGAACATATCCAATATATGGATGTCGCGACAAACCAAGTTGTATCTGTAGCTGCTTCGCTTATCCCGTTCCTAGAACACGATGATGCGAACCGTGCCCTAATGGGTGCGAACATGCAACGTCAAGCTGTACCTACATTAAAAGCGGATAAGCCTTTAGTTGGTACTGGTATTGAACGTAACGTAGCGGTTGACTCAGGTGTAACAGCTGTTGCTAAACGTGGTGGTGTGGTTCAGTCAGTAGATGCTTCTCGTATCGTTATTAAAGTGAACGAAGAAGAGTTGGTACCTGGTGAAGCTGGTATCGATATCTACAACTTAACTAAATACACTCGTTCTAACCAAAATACGTGTATCAACCAACGTCCTACAGTGCTTCCTGGTGAACCTGTAACTCGTGGTGATGTTCTTGCTGATGGTCCTTCAACAGACCTTGGTGAGCTAGCACTTGGTCAGAACATGCGTATCGCATTTATGCCTTGGAATGGTTACAACTTCGAGGATTCAATCCTTGTATCTGAACGTGTAGTTCAAGAAGACCGTTTCACGACGATTCACATCCAAGAACTATCTTGTGTGGCTCGTGATACTAAACTTGGTTCTGAAGAGATCACAGCAGACATCCCTAACGTAGGTGAAGCCGCTCTGTCTAAACTAGACGAATCAGGTATTGTTTACATTGGTGCTGAAGTTAAGGGTGGTGACATCCTAGTTGGTAAAGTAACACCTAAAGGTGAAACTCAACTGACTCCTGAAGAGAAGCTACTACGTGCTATCTTCGGTGAAAAAGCATCTGATGTTAAAGATTCATCTCTACGTGTACCAAACTCTGTTTCAGGTACTATCATTGACGTACAAGTATTTACGCGTGATGGTGTTGAAAAAGATAAACGTGCTCTAGAAATCGAACAAATGCAGCTTAAAGAAGCTAAGAAAGACATCACTGAAGAGTTCCAAATTCTTGAAGGTGGTCTATTAGCTCGTGTTCGTACACTTCTTGTAGCAGCGGGTGTTTCTGAAGTTAAACTTGATGCAATGGATCGTAAGCAGTGGTTAGAAATCACTCTTGACGACGAAGCGCAACAAAACCAACTTGAGCAACTTGCTGAGCAGTACGACGAACTTAAAGCTGAGTTCGATAAGAAGTTTGAAACTAAGCGTCGTAAGATCACTCAAGGTGATGATCTTGCACCGGGCGTACTGAAGATCGTTAAAGTTTACCTAGCGGTTAAACGTCGTATTCAGCCTGGTGATAAGATGGCGGGTCGTCACGGTAACAAGGGTGTAATCTCTAAGATCAACCCTGTTGAAGACATGCCTTATGATGAGAAAGGTCAACCAGTAGATATCGTATTGAACCCACTGGGTGTACCTTCTCGTATGAACATCGGTCAGATTCTTGAAGTTCATATGGGTCTTGCTGCGAAAGGCGTTGGTGACAAGATCAACCAAATGCTTAAAGAGCAACAAGAACTGCATAAGTTCCGTAACTTCTTACAAAAAGTATACGATCTTGGTGAAACTCGCCAAGAAGTAGATATTGCTGCTCTGTCTGATGACGAAGTTCGTACTTTAATTAAGAACTTACGTGGTGGTTTACCAATCGCTACACCAATCTTTGATGGTGCTCCTGAAGCGTCAATTAAAGAGCTATTAAAACTTGTTGATCTACCAGAATCTGGTCAGTTGAAACTGTTTGATGGTCGTACTGGTGATGCGTTTGAGCGTCCTGTAACTGTTGGTTACATGTACATGCTAAAACTGAACCACTTAGTTGATGACAAGATGCACGCACGTTCTACCGGCTCTTACAGCCTTGTAACTCAGCAACCACTAGGTGGTAAAGCTCAGTTCGGTGGTCAGCGTTTCGGTGAGATGGAAGTATGGGCACTTGAAGCATATGGTGCTGCATATACCCTACAAGAAATGCTAACCGTTAAGTCGGATGACGTGAACGGTCGTACTAAGATGTATAAGAACATCGTAGATGGCGATCATCGTATGGAACCAGGTATGCCAGAATCATTCAACGTATTGTTGAAAGAGATCCGCTCACTTGGTATCAACATCGAGTTAGAAGACGAAGAATAA
- the rplL gene encoding 50S ribosomal protein L7/L12, with protein MSITNEQILDAVAEMSVMQVVELIEAMEEKFGVTAAAAVVAGGAAGGDAAEEQSEFDVILTSAGANKVAVIKAVRGATGLGLKEAKGLVDSAPAPLKEGVDKAEAEALKAQLEEAGASVEVK; from the coding sequence ATGTCTATTACTAACGAGCAAATCCTAGACGCAGTTGCAGAAATGTCTGTAATGCAAGTTGTTGAGCTTATCGAAGCTATGGAAGAAAAATTCGGTGTTACTGCTGCTGCTGCAGTAGTTGCAGGTGGCGCAGCTGGCGGCGACGCTGCTGAAGAGCAATCTGAATTTGACGTAATCCTAACTTCTGCTGGCGCTAACAAAGTTGCTGTTATCAAAGCAGTACGTGGCGCTACTGGCCTAGGTCTTAAAGAAGCTAAAGGTCTTGTAGACTCAGCTCCAGCACCTCTAAAAGAAGGCGTTGACAAAGCTGAAGCTGAAGCTCTTAAAGCTCAGTTAGAAGAAGCTGGTGCTTCTGTTGAAGTTAAGTAA